The following DNA comes from Acidobacteriota bacterium.
CCCCGAGGGTCGCCGGGTGGTGGAAATGCGCCTGGTCCCCGCCGCGGCCAGGGCGGCCACCGGGGAGGTGGTCCTCGTACTCGACGAGGTCACCGAGCAGCGACGTCAACGGCAGCAGTTGGCCCAGGCCGAGAAGCTCTCGGCCATGGGGGAACTGATCGCCGGTGTCGTTCACGAGATCAACAATCCCCTGTCGACCATCCTGGGCTACGCCGAGATGCTGGTGGCCGACTCCGACGCTCCGACGCGCCAGCAATGGATCGCCACGATTCTCGAAGAGGGACGTCGCTGCCAGCGCATCGTGGGCAACATGCTCTCCCTGGCCCGTTCCCACGAGAGCGAGGGAGAACTGGTCTGCCTCGGCGCCATCGCCGAAAAGGCCCTGTCCCTGGTGGCCTATCCCTACCGGCGGGCCGGGATCGCGGCGTCCCTGCGGGTCGACTCGAAGACGCCCGCCGTGCGGGTCGGCGCCGACCGCCTGCTGCAGTTGTTGATCAACCTGCTGACCAACGCCCTCCATGCCCTCGAGGAGCACGATGGCCCGCGGCAGGTGCGGGTGGAGATCGCCCCCCAGGGTGAGCACGTGTCGCTGGTGGTCGCCGATAGCGGCCCCGGTATTCCGGCCGCCCTGCGGGAGCGGATCTTCGAGCCCTTCTTCACCACCAAGGAAGAGGGCAAGGGCACCGGCCTGGGTCTCAGCCAGGTGGCCGCCACCGTGGAGGACTTCGGCGGCAGGATCGCGGTGGATCCGGGAGAGGACGGCGGCGCCTGCTTCCGCATCCTGCTGCCGGCCGCGGTGGAGACCGCCCCGGCCGCCGCCCCAGCCTCGTCCGGGCAGGTCCGGGTCGAAGGCGGCCTGGACGGCGTTCGGGTCCTGGTGATCGACGACGAGCCCGCCGTGGCCGACTGCCTGACGGAATTCCTGCGCCAGGCGGGGGCCGTCGTCGAGCAGGTTCACGAGGGGGCGGGGGGACTCCAGCGCCTGCTGGCGGATGCCTACGACCTGGTGATCTGCGATCTGCGGATGCCCCGCATCGACGGCCCGCGGATCCTCGAGGCCGTTTGCCGGCGACGGCCCGAGATGGTCGAGCGGATGGTCTTCTCCACCGGCGATCCCGAGGCCCTCGCCGAGGAGTCGCTGGTGCGCCGGCTCCACCGCCCCTGTCTGCCCAAGCCCTTCGACTTTCGCGTCGTGCTCGAAACGGCCCGCGCGATCGTCGGCAGGTGATGCTCGCTCCCCGGTCATGACGCTCGATCGCCACGTCGTCGTCGGAACCGCCGGCCATATCGACCACGGCAAGTCCACCCTGGTCAAGGCCCTGACAGGTATCGACCCCGACCGCTGGGAGGAAGAAAAGCGCCGGGGCATCACCATCGATCTGGGTTTCGCCCATGTCGAACTGGAGGGGCGCGGCTTTTCCTTCGTCGACGTACCCGGCCACGAGCGTTTCGTGCACAACATGCTGGCGGGGGCCACCGGGCTCGACCTGGTTCTGCTGGTGGTCGCGGCCGACGAGTCGGTGATGCCGCAGACCCGCGAACACCTGGCGATCTGCCGGCTGCTCGGCCTGCAAGGCGGTGTGGTGGCCTTGACGCGGGTCGATCTTGCCGACGCGGAGTACGTCGACCTGGTGGAGGAGGAAGTGCGGGGGGTCCTGGCGGGCACCTTTCTCGAGCGGGCTCCGGTGGTACGGGTCAGCGGCGTCACCGGTGAGGGGCTGCCGGCACTGCGGCAGGCCCTGGTCGAGCAGGCGTCGGGCCTGGCCGAGCGGGAGGGGGGGCCCTGGCCTCGGCTTCCCATCGACCGCGTCTTCGCGGCCAAGGGCTTCGGCACGGTGGTGACCGGCACGCTGCTCGGCGGCCCCCTCGAGGTGGGCCAGAGCCTGGTGGCGATTCCCGGTGGCCGTCGCTGCCGGATTCGCGGCCTGCAGGTGCACTCCCGGTCCGCATCCAGGGTCCAGGCCCACCGGAGGGTGGCGGCGAATCTCCAGGGGGTGGACCGGGAACAGCTTCGGCGGGGGATGGTGCTGGTTCCCGAGGGCCGGGAGGTCACCGCCCGTGTGCTGGACGCCTGGATCACCGTGATCGACGAAGCTCCCGTGGGGGTGGACGACGGACAGCGGCTGCGCCTGCACCATGGCACCGCCGAGGTGTTTTGCCGGGTGCGCATGCCCGGGGGGGGCAGCCTGGCTCCGGGCGCGACCGGGGCGGTGCAGCTGCGCCTCGAGGCGCCCCTGGCGGCACTGCCCGGGGATCGCTTCATCCTGCGGCGCTACAGCCCCCTGGTCACTCTCGGCGGAGGGCGCATCGCGGAACTGGATCCCCCCCGTCATCGTCGCCGTCGGTCGGATTGGCCCGAACACGTCCGGGCCCTGGCGGAGGCCGCACCCGCCGAGCGGATCCTGCTCCAGGTCTGCGCCGCCGGCCCGCCGGGGCGCTCTGTCGCCTCGCTGGTGCGGGAGGGTGTCGAACCGGAGGTCGTGGCCGCCTCCCCGCCGGGCTCCCTGGTGCTGCTCGCCGGGGAGCACCTGCTCGCTCCCGAGGCCGAGGCGGCGATTCTCGATGACCTGCTCCGGCGACTGGCCGAGCACCACGCCCGGCATCCCCTGGCCCCGGGGCCGGCGCCGGAGAGGCTGCGGGCGGATGGCGCCCCCACGCTCTCGCCGGCGGCATGGCGTGCCCTGCTGGCCCGTGCCGAGAGGGCGGGGCGGGTGATCTGGAGCCGCGAGGAGGTCCGCCTGGCCGACCACGACACCCGGCCCGGCGCCGCCGAGACCGAGGCGCTCGAACGGGCCCTCGCCAGGCTGGAAGCCGCCGGCCTGGAAGCGCTGGACGAGGAGGCCTGGCTGGGCGCCGAGGCGGCGTCCATGGGGCACCTGCTGGGCTGGGCCGAGCGGACGGGTCGGGCGGTGCGGCTGGGTAACGGAACCTGGATCGCCGGCGGACCCTGGCAGGAGATGATCGCTGTCCTGCGGGCCGAGGCGGCCGGGGGCCGGAAGACGCTCGACGTGCCCGCATTCAAGAATCTTTTCTCCCTGACCCGCAAGTACGCCATCCCGATTCTCGAGAAGCTCGACGACCAGGGGGTCACCCGCCGGGCCGGTGCGACGCGGGTGCTGCGCGTGGACAGTGACGCTTAATCGTGAATAATGGAACCCCGTGCTGCCTTGGCATCGAGAGCCGCACTTCGGAGGAAACACCATGACCTTCTCCGCTGCTCCCCTGGCGCTGATCGGACCCCTCGGGGCCCCCGAACTGCTCATCATCGCGCTGATCCTGGTCCTGCTCTTCGGTGTGCGGAAGCTCCCCGAACTGGGTAAGGGGCTGGGAGAAGGGATCAAGAACTTCCGTGGTGCCATGAAGGAAATGCAAGAAGAGGACAAGAGCGATCCCAAGGGAGGGTCGCCATCCTGAAGCGCAGCTCGGCCTCGGCCGAGCACCTGCGCCGCCGCCTCGGCGTCTACGATCCTGCCGCCGGTTCCCGCTACGTTCGACGATTCGAAGACGAGGCCGACAGCCTGGGCTGGTCGCCCTGCGGGGGGCGGGGTGTACCCCGCGCCCTGGCATCGTGTTCCCTGGTGTTGATCGGCGAGTACCATCCTCTACCCGGGGCCCTCGAGACGGCGGGAGAGTTGCTCGTGACCTGGGCCGAGCGGAGTCGCGGGCCCCGGCTGCTGGCCCTCGAGATGGTCTATCGTCGTGACCAGGCCGCCCTCGACGCGCTGATGGCCGGACGGATCGGTGAACGGGAGTTTCACCGCCGCATTCGCTACCGGGAGGAGTGGGGATACCCCTGGCGGCCGGTGCGGAGATTGTTGCAGGTGGCCCGGCGCACGGGGGGCCGGGTGGCGGCCCTCGACATCTCGCCCCGGGGCGGGGCGCAGGACCTGCCCCTGCGAGACGAGGTGGCGGCCGAGCGCCTGGTCCGGCTGAGCGCCGAGGCCGGAAGGGGGGGGCGGGTGGCGGCGGTTTTCGGTGAGGCCCACCTGGCCTCGGAGCATCTGCCCCGGCGGCTCGAGCGCATGGGGGGCGCCGGACGCGTGGCCCGGGTGTTGACGGACCTCGAGTTCGAGTCCCGGCCCGCCGCGCCCTGGATGCGCGCGCGGGGCCGGCTTTGGGCCACCAGGCCGCGCAAACCCGGCGAGCGCCTGGCGGCCCTGTCGCGGGTCTACCGTCACTGGGCCCGGCAGACCGTAGCACGCGGTGAAATGGATCTGCCCCTGATGGTTCACGGTGTGATCACGGCCCTGGCCCGCGCCGTGGACATCGATCCCCGACGCCTCGAGATCGGGCCGGCCCTCTACCTGGCGGATCTCTACCCGGAGGTCTACCTGCTGCGCGAAGAGGCGCGCCTGGGCCGACGCCTGCGGGAGACCGGGCAGGGGACGGCGCTCCTGCGACGCGTGCTCTCCGGCTGTCGGCGGCGCGGCGCGGTGTACCAGGCCCGGGAGAATCTCCTGGTGGCTTCA
Coding sequences within:
- a CDS encoding ATP-binding protein; translated protein: MSRAPRWAALATALVGAADAEECLGRWALEVRPPADLVALLDPRTLAPLRALRREDRKWVPVALPPAGLEALPPRTEELLLASGRSSPLADLLYSLSLTRAMIVPLGEPVGALVLARAGAAFSPAEVSAAEQEAAWLAAALEHHRGGRAERDDAGTARELSALFEMNRSLARALGPRDVMDSAWRCLVELVTPVCGAIRLEAAGREPETGCWPAGELGRRARARLDGSSASDPSLHWLSLLPEEGAAGLVLGWHGSPPPSARRIAGAVQASLVLAAGRLEAQRRLEEDRLLRTMEGLPLGVALLTGEGRLRLVNPAARRLLESFDAWPGAGGVLERLGSVELLPQVRAALEGRSSSAEAFFPEGRRVVEMRLVPAAARAATGEVVLVLDEVTEQRRQRQQLAQAEKLSAMGELIAGVVHEINNPLSTILGYAEMLVADSDAPTRQQWIATILEEGRRCQRIVGNMLSLARSHESEGELVCLGAIAEKALSLVAYPYRRAGIAASLRVDSKTPAVRVGADRLLQLLINLLTNALHALEEHDGPRQVRVEIAPQGEHVSLVVADSGPGIPAALRERIFEPFFTTKEEGKGTGLGLSQVAATVEDFGGRIAVDPGEDGGACFRILLPAAVETAPAAAPASSGQVRVEGGLDGVRVLVIDDEPAVADCLTEFLRQAGAVVEQVHEGAGGLQRLLADAYDLVICDLRMPRIDGPRILEAVCRRRPEMVERMVFSTGDPEALAEESLVRRLHRPCLPKPFDFRVVLETARAIVGR
- the selB gene encoding selenocysteine-specific translation elongation factor, whose amino-acid sequence is MTLDRHVVVGTAGHIDHGKSTLVKALTGIDPDRWEEEKRRGITIDLGFAHVELEGRGFSFVDVPGHERFVHNMLAGATGLDLVLLVVAADESVMPQTREHLAICRLLGLQGGVVALTRVDLADAEYVDLVEEEVRGVLAGTFLERAPVVRVSGVTGEGLPALRQALVEQASGLAEREGGPWPRLPIDRVFAAKGFGTVVTGTLLGGPLEVGQSLVAIPGGRRCRIRGLQVHSRSASRVQAHRRVAANLQGVDREQLRRGMVLVPEGREVTARVLDAWITVIDEAPVGVDDGQRLRLHHGTAEVFCRVRMPGGGSLAPGATGAVQLRLEAPLAALPGDRFILRRYSPLVTLGGGRIAELDPPRHRRRRSDWPEHVRALAEAAPAERILLQVCAAGPPGRSVASLVREGVEPEVVAASPPGSLVLLAGEHLLAPEAEAAILDDLLRRLAEHHARHPLAPGPAPERLRADGAPTLSPAAWRALLARAERAGRVIWSREEVRLADHDTRPGAAETEALERALARLEAAGLEALDEEAWLGAEAASMGHLLGWAERTGRAVRLGNGTWIAGGPWQEMIAVLRAEAAGGRKTLDVPAFKNLFSLTRKYAIPILEKLDDQGVTRRAGATRVLRVDSDA
- the tatA gene encoding twin-arginine translocase TatA/TatE family subunit, yielding MTFSAAPLALIGPLGAPELLIIALILVLLFGVRKLPELGKGLGEGIKNFRGAMKEMQEEDKSDPKGGSPS
- a CDS encoding ChaN family lipoprotein → MLIGEYHPLPGALETAGELLVTWAERSRGPRLLALEMVYRRDQAALDALMAGRIGEREFHRRIRYREEWGYPWRPVRRLLQVARRTGGRVAALDISPRGGAQDLPLRDEVAAERLVRLSAEAGRGGRVAAVFGEAHLASEHLPRRLERMGGAGRVARVLTDLEFESRPAAPWMRARGRLWATRPRKPGERLAALSRVYRHWARQTVARGEMDLPLMVHGVITALARAVDIDPRRLEIGPALYLADLYPEVYLLREEARLGRRLRETGQGTALLRRVLSGCRRRGAVYQARENLLVASGRGVQGLGRAAGAFLVAALRARAMGAEHPLPPGSAALERLDAVLAAHLAAPVEPRSVAGARPGPRTLRRWLLRPALTDRAARRRLAALGVGGANE